Proteins encoded together in one Bactrocera neohumeralis isolate Rockhampton chromosome 4, APGP_CSIRO_Bneo_wtdbg2-racon-allhic-juicebox.fasta_v2, whole genome shotgun sequence window:
- the LOC126756775 gene encoding sodium channel protein Nach, whose protein sequence is MNCATFVKRNVTETGIHGLPYLMRKDLHWTERLFWLGIIIAATYYSIFLSLEQWKHFQENPLVFAAELTWDKKNFLYPGITMCSDFRNALMAEEIIMELWQLTPNDTRYDYYSNFLQVLNVLQYDTLETLLPYKNDSTLWGIDYVDILIKLQTPDKSEVQISEKKSIIFAPAITEVGLCRTTSQLNKYTNPSGEIKSLEVSPVQYCLFMSICFTKLFPEYSDEAEVFVYLHNPLDVVAPNDITNVYQTAPQGRVLTVDLEITAFSAEAQVRRIPIEYRKCRYPDESNLKYFETYSTALCCMEHRIHRAMKLCNCKPHFYAVAAELPTCTIDQLLCLQRHNWTQTNCTFCLQLCEYMFYVQLQQSIEQPMHGLQLEGVMGQKFERTVNIQLNLPYRGIRRRVVFSFDEVVVSFGGAFGLFLGASFISTYTIIKIFGDFLVLNFLQFCRQQLRRRRRFRVRVI, encoded by the exons ATGAATTGTGCCACCTTTGTCAAAAGGAATGTCACCGAAACTGGCATACACGGTTTGCCCTACTTGATGCGTAAAGATTTGCATTGGACGGAGCGACTATTTTGGTTAGGCATCATCATAGCTGCGACTTATTATTCCATTTTTCTGTCTTTGGAACAATGGAAGCATTTTCAAGAAAACCCTCTTGTGTTTGCCGCCGAACTGACCTGGGATAAGAAGAACTTCCTCTATCCCGGCATAACAATGTGCAGCGATTTTCGCAATGCGTTGATGGCTGAAGAAATAATTATGGA atTGTGGCAGCTAACGCCCAATGACACCCGTTACGACTACTACTCAAACTTTTTGCAAGTCTTAAATGTCCTACAATATGATACCTTGGAGACGCTGCTGCCATATAAAAATGACTCGACACTGTGGGGCATAGACTACGTCGATATTTTAATCAAA TTGCAGACACCAGACAAGTCAGAGGTTCAGATCTCCGAAAAGAAGAGCATCATATTCGCACCAGCGATTACAGAGGTTGGTCTGTGTCGTACAACATCACAGTTAAATAAGTACACCAACCCCAGTggagaaat AAAATCCCTTGAGGTTAGCCCCGTGCAATACTGTCTCTTCATGAGCATTTGTTTTACCAAGCTGTTTCCAGAATATTCAGATGAGGCGGAAGTATTTGTG TATCTGCATAACCCCTTAGATGTCGTAGCGCCCAACGACATAACTAATGTCTATCAAACTGCGCCGCAAGGTCGAGTTTTAACTGTTGATCTGGAGATCACTGCATTCAGCGCTGAAGCTCAGGTGCGCCGAATACCGATAGAATATCGCAAATGTCGCTACCCAGACGAAAGTAATCTCAAGTATTTCGAG ACCTACTCAACAGCTTTGTGTTGCATGGAACACCGCATTCACCGGGCCATGAAACTATGTAACTGCAAGCCACATTTCTATGCGGTCGCAGCTGAACTCCCCACTTGCACTATCGATCAGCTTTTGTGTTTGCAACGGCACAATTGGACGCAGACAAATTGCACCTTCTGCTTACAGCTCTGTGAGTACATGTTCTATGTGCAGCTACAGCAGAGTATTGAGCAGCCTATGCATGGGCTGCAGTTGGAGGGTGTAATGGGTCAAAAATTTGAACGCACCGTCAACATACAGCTCAACTTGCCGTATCGGGGTATACGGCGACGCGTGGTCTTCAGCTTCGATGAGGTGGTCGTCTCGTTTGGTGGTGCGTTTGGTCTGTTTTTAGGCGCCAGCTTTATCAGCACTTAtacgataataaagattttcggCGATTTCCTGGTgctaaattttttgcaattttgtcGACAACAACTACGTCGCAGAAGAAGATTTCGCGTTCGTGTGATTTAA